The window AGACCCCAAACCCTAGACCCTGTCTTGGCCAAGATGTACTGGACTCAACTGAATAGGGCTATACACAACAGCCCAGACTAAACTGCCCTTAAAGTGAAAGAACCCCATCCTTGTCAGTTCTTGTAAATGAGCATCCAAAATTCTGCAAACACTGCTTTTATCAAACTTGATCAGTTCTTGAAGTGGCAACAATTTGCGCAGACGGGGGGGGAGGCTAAAATGCTCATTCAAACTGGGCAGGTAGAAGTCAATGGAGAAATGGAGCTTCGGCGAGGGCGTAAGCTTTTTGCAGGGGATGTGGTGACCATCGGCGATCGCGCTTGCGAAGTGCAGCTCTCCCCTACCCATGAGTAATGCCGAATATAGCGGTTTGCATTCGGATAAAACACACCCTAGACCCCAAACCCCAAACCCTAGACCCCAAACCCCAAACCCTAGACCCTGTCTTGCCCCAGATGTCCTGAACTCAAACACCTCTCTTGAACCCCTTTAAACGGCAATGTACGACATCACCACATCGGTGAGCTGATTTTGC is drawn from Leptolyngbya sp. SIO1E4 and contains these coding sequences:
- a CDS encoding RNA-binding S4 domain-containing protein gives rise to the protein MSIQNSANTAFIKLDQFLKWQQFAQTGGEAKMLIQTGQVEVNGEMELRRGRKLFAGDVVTIGDRACEVQLSPTHE